One part of the Candidatus Kouleothrix ribensis genome encodes these proteins:
- a CDS encoding DNRLRE domain-containing protein, giving the protein MSTASYRKIFGGAGLVLALLLALAGNALAGAGPHAPAPTLALSAVAASVQEVDLSWTVSASVSGIATYVVSRDGQALATLDATTLAYVDSSVQPSTQYRYAVEGLDAAGKAVLPAGNAKAKTPAEPDTPDTLAPSEPEDLAIVSTARGNLLDWQDSTDETNVTAYLISRDGKKLAIVNSATLSYLDASAKTGTTHRYTVEAIDVKGHHSRQASGQGRRQAAMQLPLAALFEAPPAAAAPAAAPTAAYAAQLTRYPYLTDVVSSYAAINWATDRSGTSGSVKWGLVAGDGSCNPSNSVSATRTALAINSVLEYQWKALLTLAAGTQYCYRVFLDSTDLLGTDAAPRFWTQVPAGSAQPFSFAVFGDWGATEPSGLTGDNPDQANLMSQIASSGVRFALTVGDNGYSSGSQENYGDLLQSGPSLSAIFGPQFWTVAGASIPLFPAIGNHGLARSDTNHPHLLNWPQDRAVVLSGGRYAKECCLAGTSTSYASAWYAFDAGNARFYVLQSAWADACTPSAYECDYNEHWAPSSAEYQWLENDLAAHPNGLKFAIYHYPLYSDQKSEAADTFLQGATGLDGLLNRYGVNLSFFGHAHIYQRNLAPNPITGAGSISYLTGGGGAKLQSIGENPCGPYDAYGIGWSNTSSQGNACGSAPAPSAITQVYHFLKVSVSGNVVTVAAIDELGNAFDVQTYDFGAAMPTSTPTSTPAPTSTPAPSSTPTPTQLSFSPSADVQVQDNKPSNNYGTLGTLELRNSPQKYNDYLKFAVTGLAGTIQSAKLRLYVVTAGTAGGSIYAVSNNYLNTSTPWTETGLNWNNAPALAGTPLQTLGAVTAGTWVEFDVTAAVQGNGTYSFGMNTTAPRGNVVYNSKEAAANQPALVIQLAPLVPTSTPTSTSTPTNTPTSPPLPTNTPTDIPTATNTPIPVPPIFSDDFESGNLAAWTSSAGLAVQSTTVHAGSFAARGNTTIGNTFAKKTLPASYANAYGRLYFYLGNYSSQVNLLRFKTAADGSIAYLFVDTSGHLALRNDVGLQTYSSFNTVFSGEWHKLELHAVITDLSDLTEVWLDGVKINALSVTDDFGSLGVGRFQIGEVQSGRTYDVVFDDAFFAIGAPVAIPTSTPTSTPLPTSTPTSTPTDTPLPTDTPTDTPLPTDTPLPTDTPLPTDTPTSVPISTPTSPPTNTPTSTLLPTNTPRPTNTPKPTKIH; this is encoded by the coding sequence ATGAGCACAGCATCGTATCGCAAGATCTTTGGGGGCGCCGGGCTGGTGCTGGCGCTGCTGCTGGCGCTGGCTGGCAACGCTCTGGCCGGCGCCGGGCCACACGCGCCGGCCCCCACGCTGGCGCTCAGCGCCGTGGCTGCCAGCGTTCAGGAAGTCGATCTGTCCTGGACGGTTTCAGCGTCGGTAAGCGGCATTGCCACCTACGTGGTGAGCCGAGACGGCCAGGCGCTCGCAACCCTCGACGCCACCACGCTGGCATATGTGGATAGCAGCGTACAGCCGTCGACGCAGTATCGCTACGCTGTAGAGGGGTTGGATGCGGCCGGCAAGGCAGTGCTACCAGCCGGCAATGCCAAGGCCAAGACGCCGGCCGAGCCCGATACGCCCGACACTCTGGCGCCGAGCGAGCCGGAAGATCTGGCGATCGTGTCGACCGCGCGCGGGAACCTGCTCGATTGGCAGGACTCGACCGACGAGACCAATGTGACGGCCTATCTCATTTCGCGCGATGGAAAGAAGCTGGCGATCGTGAACAGTGCCACGCTCAGCTACCTGGATGCCAGCGCAAAGACCGGCACTACGCACAGGTATACCGTCGAGGCGATCGACGTGAAAGGCCACCACTCGCGGCAGGCGAGCGGCCAGGGGCGGCGGCAGGCCGCAATGCAGCTGCCGCTGGCGGCGCTGTTCGAGGCGCCGCCAGCGGCAGCTGCGCCCGCCGCCGCACCGACTGCGGCCTACGCGGCGCAGCTCACGCGCTACCCGTACCTGACCGATGTCGTCAGCTCGTATGCCGCGATCAACTGGGCCACCGACCGATCTGGCACGAGCGGCTCGGTGAAGTGGGGCCTGGTTGCGGGTGACGGCTCGTGCAACCCCAGCAATAGCGTGTCTGCCACCAGAACCGCGCTGGCCATCAACTCGGTGCTCGAGTATCAGTGGAAGGCCCTGCTGACGCTGGCAGCCGGCACGCAGTACTGCTACCGCGTCTTCCTCGACTCGACCGATCTGCTTGGCACCGATGCCGCGCCACGCTTCTGGACACAGGTGCCGGCCGGGTCGGCCCAGCCGTTCTCGTTCGCGGTCTTCGGCGATTGGGGCGCCACCGAGCCATCGGGCCTTACGGGCGATAACCCCGATCAGGCCAACCTGATGAGCCAGATCGCGTCGAGCGGCGTGCGCTTTGCGCTGACCGTCGGCGATAACGGCTATTCCTCGGGCAGCCAGGAGAACTACGGCGACCTGCTACAAAGCGGGCCGAGCCTCAGCGCGATCTTTGGCCCGCAGTTCTGGACGGTCGCAGGAGCCTCCATCCCGCTCTTCCCGGCGATCGGCAACCATGGGCTCGCCCGCTCGGACACCAACCACCCGCACCTGCTCAACTGGCCGCAGGATCGCGCGGTTGTGCTTTCGGGCGGGCGCTACGCGAAAGAATGCTGCCTGGCCGGAACTTCCACCAGCTACGCCAGCGCCTGGTACGCCTTCGACGCCGGGAACGCCCGCTTCTATGTGCTACAATCCGCCTGGGCCGACGCATGCACGCCGAGCGCCTACGAGTGCGATTACAATGAGCACTGGGCACCGAGCAGCGCCGAATACCAATGGCTGGAAAATGACCTGGCGGCGCACCCGAACGGGCTCAAGTTCGCGATCTACCACTACCCGCTCTATTCCGACCAGAAATCAGAGGCGGCCGACACGTTCCTCCAGGGTGCCACTGGCCTGGATGGGCTGCTGAATCGCTACGGTGTCAACCTCTCGTTCTTTGGGCACGCGCACATCTACCAGCGCAACCTGGCGCCGAATCCGATCACAGGCGCGGGCAGCATCAGCTACCTCACGGGCGGCGGCGGCGCCAAGCTGCAGTCGATCGGCGAGAATCCATGCGGCCCCTACGATGCGTATGGCATCGGCTGGTCGAATACCAGCAGCCAGGGCAATGCCTGCGGCAGCGCGCCTGCGCCATCGGCGATCACGCAGGTGTACCATTTCCTCAAGGTCAGCGTTAGCGGCAACGTGGTGACGGTTGCGGCCATCGATGAGCTGGGCAACGCCTTCGATGTGCAGACGTACGATTTTGGTGCCGCGATGCCGACCAGCACGCCGACCAGTACACCGGCGCCGACGAGCACGCCGGCGCCCAGCAGCACGCCAACGCCGACGCAGCTGAGCTTTTCGCCCAGCGCCGACGTGCAGGTGCAGGATAACAAGCCGAGCAACAACTATGGCACGCTCGGCACGCTTGAGCTGCGAAACTCACCCCAAAAGTATAACGACTACCTCAAATTTGCCGTCACGGGCCTGGCGGGTACGATTCAGAGCGCCAAGCTGCGCTTGTATGTCGTTACCGCCGGCACTGCCGGCGGTTCGATCTACGCCGTCTCGAACAACTATCTGAATACCAGCACCCCCTGGACAGAGACCGGCCTGAATTGGAACAACGCTCCGGCGCTTGCGGGCACGCCGCTGCAAACGCTGGGCGCCGTTACGGCCGGAACCTGGGTTGAATTTGACGTGACAGCGGCGGTGCAGGGGAATGGCACCTACAGCTTTGGCATGAATACAACAGCGCCCAGGGGCAATGTCGTCTACAATTCCAAAGAAGCGGCGGCAAACCAACCTGCGCTGGTGATTCAGCTGGCCCCGCTGGTTCCCACCAGCACGCCTACATCAACCAGCACGCCAACCAATACGCCCACCAGCCCGCCGCTGCCGACCAACACACCAACCGACATACCAACAGCGACGAACACGCCGATCCCTGTACCGCCGATCTTCAGCGATGACTTCGAGTCGGGCAACCTCGCCGCCTGGACATCGAGCGCCGGCCTGGCGGTGCAGAGCACCACAGTTCACGCTGGAAGTTTTGCGGCCAGGGGCAATACCACCATCGGGAATACCTTTGCAAAAAAGACGCTGCCCGCTAGCTACGCCAACGCCTACGGGCGGCTGTACTTCTACCTGGGGAACTATTCGAGCCAGGTTAACCTGCTGCGCTTCAAGACTGCGGCAGACGGCTCGATCGCCTACCTGTTTGTGGACACATCCGGCCACCTGGCCCTGCGCAACGATGTCGGCCTCCAGACATATTCGAGCTTCAATACCGTTTTCAGCGGCGAATGGCACAAGCTGGAGCTGCACGCCGTCATCACCGATCTGTCGGATCTCACCGAGGTTTGGCTGGATGGGGTCAAGATCAATGCGCTGTCGGTCACCGACGACTTTGGCTCGCTTGGGGTCGGGCGCTTCCAGATTGGCGAGGTGCAGTCTGGTCGCACCTACGACGTAGTGTTCGACGACGCCTTCTTCGCGATCGGCGCACCCGTCGCTATACCAACCAGCACGCCAACCAGCACGCCGCTGCCAACCAGCACGCCAACCAGCACGCCGACCGACACGCCGCTGCCGACCGATACGCCGACCGACACGCCGCTGCCGACCGACACGCCGCTGCCGACCGACACGCCGCTGCCGACCGACACGCCAACCAGCGTGCCGATCAGTACGCCGACCAGCCCGCCTACGAATACGCCGACCAGCACGCTGCTGCCGACCAACACGCCCAGGCCAACCAATACGCCGAAGCCAACCAAGATCCACTGA